Proteins from a genomic interval of Terriglobales bacterium:
- a CDS encoding DinB family protein, whose amino-acid sequence MLGYLREMFQYDDWANHETLHSLQEMEHPPERARKIMAHIVAAELLWMARLQQGTQKTPVWPEFGLDDCERQLVELRQGWELYLAGLADGDLDRKIAYTNSKGEKYSNAVRDILMHVVMHGTYHRGQIAAAVRDRAGEPAYTDFIEAVRKGKLSAVVSSEL is encoded by the coding sequence ATGTTGGGCTATCTGCGTGAAATGTTTCAGTACGACGACTGGGCAAATCATGAAACGCTGCACTCGCTGCAGGAGATGGAACATCCGCCGGAGCGAGCCCGGAAGATCATGGCGCACATCGTGGCCGCGGAACTGCTGTGGATGGCGCGATTGCAGCAGGGGACGCAGAAAACCCCGGTGTGGCCGGAATTCGGGCTCGACGATTGCGAGCGGCAATTAGTCGAGCTGCGGCAGGGGTGGGAGCTTTACCTGGCGGGACTTGCGGATGGCGACCTGGACCGCAAGATTGCCTATACGAATTCCAAGGGCGAGAAGTACAGCAATGCGGTACGCGACATCCTGATGCACGTCGTGATGCACGGCACCTATCACCGCGGACAGATCGCAGCGGCGGTGCGCGATCGCGCCGGCGAACCAGCGTACACGGATTTCATCGAGGCGGTACGCAAGGGAAAGCTGAGTGCAGTTGTGAGTTCTGAGTTGTGA
- a CDS encoding DUF6496 domain-containing protein — translation MPSRKKSSGRKYGKKAQQEVRTEMHHMRSGKHKVKNRKQAIAIGLSKARQKGAKVPSRSKSRSHKKAA, via the coding sequence ATGCCATCGAGGAAGAAGAGCTCCGGCCGCAAGTACGGCAAGAAAGCGCAGCAGGAAGTCCGTACCGAAATGCATCACATGCGCAGCGGCAAGCATAAGGTCAAGAACCGCAAGCAGGCCATCGCGATTGGCCTGTCCAAGGCGCGGCAGAAAGGCGCCAAGGTGCCGTCGCGCTCGAAGTCTCGTTCGCACAAGAAAGCTGCGTAG